A region of Streptomyces sp. WMMC500 DNA encodes the following proteins:
- a CDS encoding GntR family transcriptional regulator, with protein sequence MDVSPDAPKPTAKEIAARYRNEIVHGDREPGSRLPAARQLARELGVQLMTVQNAYGQLREEGLVLSQQGRGTFVRDPATPLGTEPGSSPAFAALAAELSSIHDALRHLDERMERLEQAVGRDAVPEQ encoded by the coding sequence ATGGATGTGAGCCCCGACGCCCCTAAGCCGACCGCCAAGGAGATCGCTGCGCGGTACCGCAACGAGATCGTGCACGGCGACCGCGAGCCCGGCTCCCGGCTGCCGGCCGCGCGTCAGCTCGCCAGAGAGCTTGGCGTCCAGCTCATGACCGTGCAGAACGCCTACGGCCAGCTCCGCGAAGAGGGCCTGGTTCTCAGCCAACAGGGGAGAGGGACCTTCGTACGAGACCCCGCAACACCCCTCGGCACCGAGCCGGGGAGTAGCCCAGCCTTTGCCGCGCTGGCCGCGGAACTCAGCTCGATCCATGACGCACTCCGTCATCTCGATGAGCGGATGGAGCGTCTTGAGCAAGCTGTCGGTCGCGATGCTGTACCCGAGCAGTGA
- a CDS encoding cell division protein FtsK: protein MNHDDDNELFNRLEAEMAADSGGDVVDLSKARFARGRSADSPTRLDADESADSDPTRSGAESADPSDPTKRPLVDLPTPAAAGPGYLGRLLGAKRRPVVPPWLKSVAELKTAASWVARHYAHAAGYHALRSPVYAGRLALQAPTGAARFVGGTLRWMADREGEPVRLAAVRREDAGEYLKLSRQRDNRVRLRTLVTVLAFFVGLGSALAIYVLAPAWLQAISTGAVVAALGFAGRKADDPVIHRAVELPKATKLTSDIVLRALGSLGISPINQAQAKGRDGFEFSAPITRDGPGWRAEGDLPHGVTVTDIIERRERLASGLRRPLGCVWPDAVPDEHTGHLVLWVGDQDMSKAKKPAWPLAKSGTVDLFKPIPYGTDQRGRWVAVTLMYIAGVIGAIPRMGKTFLLRLLLLIAALDPRAELHTYDMKGTGDLDPVGDAVAHRHGAGDDDETIAYALADFRALREELRRRTKVIRSLPRDMCPESKVTSELASKRSLGLHPIVVGVDECQVLFEHPEHGKEFEEIATDLVKRGPATGIVLLLATQRPDAKALPTGISANASARWCLKVMGQLENDMVLGTSAYKRGVRATMFAWADKGIHYFVGEGADARIVSSVFVDAPAADAIAARARAARERAGTLSGHALGEAPEPAAPAYDLLADILAVIPASEAKVWSETVVTRLAELRPDVYGGWEPDALAAALKPHGVSTIQVGRRVDGKVVNRRGIDRSHLTSAIAERDGNRDAS, encoded by the coding sequence GTGAACCACGACGACGACAACGAACTTTTCAACCGACTCGAAGCGGAGATGGCAGCCGACTCCGGGGGCGACGTGGTCGACCTGAGCAAGGCCCGTTTCGCCCGTGGGCGGTCGGCCGACTCGCCCACCCGACTCGACGCCGACGAGTCGGCCGACTCCGACCCGACCCGGTCGGGTGCCGAGTCGGCCGACCCGAGCGACCCGACGAAGCGCCCCCTCGTGGACCTACCGACCCCGGCTGCGGCCGGTCCGGGTTATCTGGGTCGGCTGTTGGGTGCCAAGCGGCGCCCGGTGGTTCCGCCGTGGTTGAAGTCGGTGGCGGAGCTGAAGACGGCCGCCTCGTGGGTGGCGCGGCACTACGCGCACGCCGCCGGGTATCACGCGCTGCGGAGCCCGGTCTACGCCGGCCGACTCGCCTTACAGGCCCCGACCGGCGCCGCTCGGTTCGTCGGCGGCACGCTGCGGTGGATGGCCGACCGTGAGGGGGAGCCGGTCCGACTCGCGGCGGTGCGCCGGGAGGACGCGGGCGAATACCTCAAGCTGTCCCGGCAGCGCGACAACCGCGTCCGCCTGCGCACCCTCGTGACCGTGCTGGCGTTCTTCGTCGGCCTGGGCTCGGCGCTGGCCATCTACGTCCTCGCGCCCGCCTGGCTGCAAGCCATCTCCACCGGCGCGGTGGTGGCCGCGCTCGGCTTCGCCGGCCGCAAGGCCGATGACCCGGTCATCCACCGCGCCGTGGAACTGCCGAAGGCGACCAAGCTCACCAGTGACATCGTGCTGCGCGCGCTTGGCTCGCTGGGCATCTCTCCGATCAACCAGGCGCAAGCCAAGGGCCGCGACGGCTTCGAGTTCAGTGCCCCGATCACCCGGGACGGGCCCGGCTGGCGCGCGGAAGGCGACCTGCCGCACGGCGTGACCGTCACCGACATCATCGAGCGCCGCGAGCGGCTGGCCTCCGGCCTGCGGCGTCCGCTGGGCTGCGTATGGCCCGACGCGGTGCCCGACGAGCACACCGGGCACCTGGTGCTCTGGGTCGGCGATCAGGACATGTCCAAGGCCAAGAAGCCCGCCTGGCCGCTGGCCAAGTCCGGCACCGTGGACCTGTTCAAGCCCATCCCCTACGGCACCGACCAGCGCGGACGCTGGGTCGCGGTGACGCTGATGTACATCGCGGGCGTGATCGGCGCCATCCCGCGCATGGGCAAGACCTTCCTGCTGCGCCTGCTGCTGCTCATCGCCGCGCTCGATCCGCGGGCGGAGCTGCACACCTACGACATGAAGGGCACCGGCGACCTCGACCCGGTCGGCGACGCCGTGGCCCATCGGCACGGCGCGGGCGACGACGACGAGACCATCGCCTACGCGCTGGCCGACTTCCGCGCGCTGCGCGAGGAACTGCGGCGCCGTACCAAGGTGATCCGCTCACTGCCGCGGGACATGTGCCCGGAGTCGAAGGTGACCAGCGAACTCGCCTCGAAGCGGTCGCTGGGCCTGCACCCGATCGTGGTCGGGGTGGATGAGTGCCAGGTCCTCTTCGAGCACCCCGAACACGGCAAGGAGTTCGAGGAGATCGCCACCGACCTGGTCAAGCGCGGCCCCGCGACCGGGATCGTGCTGCTGCTGGCCACCCAGCGACCGGACGCCAAGGCGCTGCCCACCGGGATCAGCGCGAACGCCTCCGCCCGGTGGTGTCTGAAGGTCATGGGCCAGTTGGAAAACGACATGGTGTTGGGCACTTCCGCCTACAAGCGCGGGGTGCGCGCGACCATGTTCGCCTGGGCAGACAAGGGCATCCACTACTTCGTCGGTGAGGGTGCCGATGCCCGCATCGTCTCGTCGGTGTTCGTCGACGCCCCGGCCGCCGACGCCATCGCCGCCCGCGCCCGCGCCGCGCGCGAGCGGGCCGGCACCCTGTCGGGGCACGCGCTGGGGGAAGCACCGGAGCCTGCCGCGCCCGCCTACGACCTGCTCGCCGACATCCTCGCCGTGATCCCGGCGAGCGAGGCGAAGGTGTGGTCGGAGACGGTCGTGACGCGGCTGGCGGAGTTGCGGCCGGACGTGTATGGCGGCTGGGAGCCCGACGCGCTCGCCGCCGCGCTCAAGCCGCACGGCGTCAGCACGATCCAGGTCGGCCGCCGCGTCGACGGCAAGGTGGTCAACCGGCGCGGCATCGACCGCTCCCACCTCACCTCCGCGATTGCGGAGCGTGACGGAAACCGGGACGCGAGCTGA
- a CDS encoding DUF2637 domain-containing protein, whose translation MTTTTTTPERAKVPPLTRPEMGLAGTAALAAAGVGLLGLVSSFEAVSAAAQRWGFDSPWMLPVGIDIAIPVFTVANLLLIRLDMALAWVRFVPWLLTLITCWLNIAAGHTLSAKVAHGTMPLLWVVFSEIGAHIYAVRIGAATGRRMEKIRFSRWLLAFPSTFALWRRMTLWEVTSYREALELEKKRLLARAELRERHGRRWRKHTPHRERVLLRMGGLAPAAEEPKPVPPIEPAPRPHRRTAKAKAAGKAQRTFEELLTAARETTAAWSEAELTADRIRSAVHVSQANARKLRDALRAERNGRGTSEAVAA comes from the coding sequence ATGACCACCACGACCACGACTCCCGAGCGGGCGAAGGTTCCGCCGTTGACGCGCCCCGAGATGGGCCTTGCCGGCACCGCCGCGCTGGCGGCGGCCGGTGTCGGGCTGCTGGGGCTGGTCTCCTCGTTCGAGGCGGTCTCTGCTGCCGCGCAGCGCTGGGGGTTCGACTCGCCGTGGATGCTGCCGGTCGGTATCGACATCGCCATTCCGGTGTTCACGGTGGCCAATCTGCTGCTGATCCGGCTGGACATGGCGCTGGCGTGGGTGCGGTTCGTGCCCTGGCTGCTCACGCTGATCACCTGCTGGCTGAACATCGCGGCCGGGCACACGCTGTCGGCGAAGGTCGCGCACGGCACCATGCCGCTGCTGTGGGTGGTGTTCTCTGAGATCGGCGCGCACATCTACGCCGTGCGGATCGGGGCGGCGACCGGGCGACGCATGGAGAAGATCCGATTCTCCCGGTGGCTGCTGGCGTTCCCTTCCACGTTCGCGCTGTGGCGCCGGATGACGCTCTGGGAAGTCACCTCCTACCGCGAGGCGCTGGAGCTGGAGAAGAAGCGGCTGCTGGCCCGCGCGGAGCTGCGCGAGCGGCACGGCCGACGCTGGCGCAAGCACACGCCGCACCGTGAGCGCGTGCTGCTACGCATGGGAGGCCTCGCCCCCGCCGCGGAGGAGCCCAAGCCCGTCCCCCCGATCGAGCCCGCTCCGCGCCCGCACCGCCGGACCGCCAAGGCCAAGGCTGCGGGCAAGGCGCAGCGCACCTTCGAGGAGCTGCTGACCGCCGCGCGCGAGACCACCGCAGCATGGTCGGAAGCGGAGCTGACCGCCGATCGCATCCGTAGCGCGGTGCACGTCTCGCAGGCCAACGCCCGCAAGCTCCGCGACGCACTGCGCGCGGAACGCAACGGGCGCGGCACTTCTGAGGCAGTCGCAGCATGA
- a CDS encoding flavoprotein, with amino-acid sequence MQGGAVSTKTHRVLGVVATGAGGVESLRIGLVEPALERGWQVAITLTPTAGEWLRNAGEVGKLETLTGLPVRDTPRLPGEARPHPPVDCYVVAPASANTVAKLAFGMADNQALTQVNEAIGTLGLPVVVFPRVNAAHARHPAWQGHLEALRRAGVQLVYGDDVWPLYEPREAPPGRRLPWGSILTAADEAMG; translated from the coding sequence GTGCAAGGCGGTGCAGTGAGTACGAAAACTCACAGGGTGCTCGGGGTCGTGGCCACGGGTGCCGGTGGTGTGGAATCCCTGCGGATCGGTCTCGTAGAACCAGCGCTTGAACGAGGCTGGCAGGTGGCCATCACCCTCACGCCGACCGCCGGAGAGTGGCTGCGCAACGCAGGCGAAGTCGGGAAGCTGGAAACACTGACCGGGCTGCCGGTGCGAGACACCCCACGGCTACCCGGGGAGGCTCGGCCGCATCCGCCTGTCGACTGCTACGTCGTTGCCCCGGCAAGCGCGAACACCGTGGCCAAGCTCGCCTTCGGCATGGCTGATAATCAGGCGTTGACACAGGTCAATGAGGCGATTGGCACCCTAGGATTGCCTGTTGTCGTCTTCCCGAGAGTCAATGCCGCCCACGCTCGCCATCCGGCTTGGCAGGGGCATCTTGAGGCGTTGCGCAGGGCTGGCGTACAGCTCGTGTACGGCGATGACGTGTGGCCGCTCTACGAGCCGCGCGAGGCTCCGCCGGGGAGGCGACTCCCGTGGGGCAGCATCCTGACGGCGGCAGACGAGGCCATGGGCTGA
- a CDS encoding TIGR04255 family protein, producing MNSDSPAGSYERRRYRNPPVVEALCSFAFEPGRPWNITIPGIFYEAIRPEYPDPPETKEGVEASFEPDAAGGANLSVRRPLKVTYKNENRVLTVAENYLSIHCLVPYEGWESLRARTLSTLNHYRKTAEPTSLTAIGLRYVNRVVVPESSFRFGDYFAITQGLPDTGFPGAITSFFDRMEYKYTDDPTRIVFTWASDDSKEDESAAFVLDFDLRYPEKVPFEDVAARLDDLRKRESLAFESIIGDKLREVFDAER from the coding sequence GTGAACTCGGACAGCCCGGCTGGCAGTTACGAGCGGCGCAGGTATCGAAATCCTCCGGTAGTTGAAGCCCTCTGTTCTTTCGCATTTGAGCCCGGACGCCCGTGGAATATCACGATCCCCGGGATTTTTTACGAAGCGATTCGGCCCGAATACCCCGATCCTCCGGAAACGAAAGAGGGAGTAGAGGCCAGCTTCGAGCCTGACGCTGCCGGTGGAGCAAATTTGAGCGTGCGTCGACCGCTTAAAGTTACTTACAAGAACGAAAACCGCGTCCTCACGGTAGCCGAAAACTACCTATCGATTCACTGTCTGGTTCCTTACGAGGGTTGGGAATCGCTGAGAGCCCGAACGCTGTCAACACTAAATCACTATAGGAAAACAGCCGAACCGACATCGCTCACGGCAATCGGCTTGCGATACGTGAATCGAGTAGTCGTGCCTGAATCCAGCTTTCGCTTTGGCGACTATTTCGCAATTACTCAAGGGCTCCCAGATACAGGATTTCCGGGCGCAATAACCTCGTTCTTCGATAGGATGGAGTATAAATATACGGACGACCCCACCAGAATCGTCTTCACCTGGGCAAGCGATGACAGCAAAGAAGACGAGAGTGCGGCTTTTGTTTTGGATTTTGACCTGCGCTATCCAGAAAAGGTTCCGTTTGAGGACGTGGCCGCGCGTTTGGATGACTTGCGGAAGCGCGAATCCCTAGCGTTCGAATCGATTATTGGCGACAAGTTGCGGGAGGTTTTTGATGCCGAGCGTTAG
- a CDS encoding alpha/beta hydrolase, which translates to MPVAHASGTEVHYTISGNGPGLVLVHGTSLDAATNYGHIVEHFTGDRTVITPDYAGCGKTTAPAGDLTLDLLVDQVVAATRDGANGPVDLVGFSLGAVVAASIAARRPDLVRRLVLIAGWTHSEDPRLRLGLETWGEVMAASPELTSAVVPLLAFSPAFLSGLGPDGLTGLRSVEPAHGTRRQIALDLRIDIRDELPRITAPTLVIGCTLDQLIPVENARAVHEAIPGSDYTEIESGHLVLFEKPTELVLRIRNFLDTPS; encoded by the coding sequence ATGCCCGTAGCCCACGCCTCCGGCACCGAAGTGCACTACACGATCAGCGGCAACGGCCCAGGGCTGGTCCTGGTGCACGGCACCAGCCTGGACGCCGCGACGAACTACGGCCACATCGTGGAGCACTTCACCGGCGACCGGACCGTCATCACCCCTGACTACGCCGGCTGCGGCAAGACCACCGCACCCGCCGGAGACCTGACGCTCGACCTCCTGGTGGACCAGGTCGTCGCGGCGACGCGGGACGGCGCGAACGGACCGGTCGACCTGGTGGGCTTCTCACTCGGCGCCGTGGTGGCCGCGAGCATCGCGGCCCGCCGGCCCGATCTCGTACGGCGACTCGTGCTCATCGCCGGCTGGACGCACAGCGAGGACCCCCGGCTCCGGCTCGGCCTGGAGACCTGGGGCGAGGTGATGGCCGCCTCGCCCGAGCTGACCTCGGCGGTCGTCCCGCTGCTGGCCTTCAGCCCGGCCTTCCTCAGCGGTCTGGGGCCCGACGGGCTCACCGGACTCCGCTCGGTCGAACCCGCCCACGGCACCCGTCGCCAGATCGCCCTCGACCTGCGCATCGACATACGCGACGAGCTCCCCCGCATCACCGCCCCCACGCTGGTGATCGGGTGCACCCTCGACCAACTGATACCGGTCGAGAACGCCCGCGCCGTGCACGAGGCGATCCCCGGCAGCGACTACACCGAGATCGAGAGCGGACATCTCGTGCTCTTCGAGAAGCCGACCGAACTCGTCCTCCGCATCCGCAACTTCCTCGACACCCCGTCCTGA
- a CDS encoding RRQRL motif-containing zinc-binding protein: MTTAYAECYDPTGARYGVPTFPWRMAPEGLATRRQLRARGLRPGGQDIAAQVMCLSRRTGQPRIAYLYEIARAKPVRTMTLAKWAAFDAMMIARRTCPRCRVERWYCIPRSLGICNECARD, encoded by the coding sequence ATGACCACCGCGTACGCCGAGTGCTACGACCCGACCGGCGCCCGCTACGGCGTCCCCACCTTCCCCTGGCGCATGGCGCCGGAAGGGCTGGCCACACGCCGGCAGTTGCGCGCCCGCGGGCTGCGGCCGGGCGGGCAGGACATCGCCGCTCAGGTGATGTGCCTTAGCCGCCGCACCGGACAGCCGCGCATCGCCTACCTGTACGAGATCGCCAGGGCCAAACCGGTTCGGACGATGACGCTGGCGAAGTGGGCCGCGTTCGACGCCATGATGATCGCCCGCCGCACCTGCCCGCGCTGCCGGGTGGAGCGCTGGTACTGCATCCCGCGCTCGCTCGGCATCTGCAACGAATGTGCCCGCGACTGA
- a CDS encoding helix-turn-helix domain-containing protein, producing MRGLGDHLSIGERIAFYRKRRGYTQEVLAGLVGRSTDWLAKAETGRRQPPRIDMLAELARVLRVPLGDLIGQPVLMEDEKQQDDVPAVRDALMSPRRLSRLLFGPEAEAQLPLPGPVVPMVERSWDDYQAGRLGQVVAALPGLLQTAQELEDRASRSPDERRNCWAVSARAHHLAATTLAKVGESDISWLAAERAMRAADESGDPLVLASAARSGTHALLANGRYDDAMELGDTTAVWLSSRIEEDDPEALSLLGMIYLRAAIAAARHQDRGTATNLLGRASTLADRLGSDENYWQTSFGPTNVLLHKLSAELDLENVSYIVEHGQVEVDHLPPERGVSHRIDYARALTLAGRGDDAFSELRTAESKSPQLVRNNPRVRETLRDLIKQSPVTGGARSSEVFVMAQRCKAVQ from the coding sequence ATGCGTGGTCTGGGAGATCACCTCAGTATCGGGGAACGGATCGCCTTCTACCGGAAGCGCCGGGGTTACACCCAAGAGGTGCTGGCCGGGCTGGTGGGGCGTAGCACGGATTGGCTCGCCAAGGCGGAGACCGGGCGGCGGCAGCCGCCCCGGATCGACATGCTCGCCGAGCTGGCGCGCGTGCTTCGGGTGCCGCTCGGGGATCTGATCGGACAGCCCGTGCTCATGGAAGACGAGAAGCAGCAGGACGACGTACCGGCCGTGCGGGACGCGCTCATGAGCCCTCGCCGCCTCTCGCGGCTGCTGTTCGGGCCGGAGGCTGAGGCGCAGCTTCCGCTGCCAGGGCCCGTTGTGCCGATGGTGGAGCGTAGCTGGGACGACTACCAGGCTGGCAGACTCGGACAGGTCGTCGCCGCCTTGCCCGGTCTTCTCCAGACAGCGCAAGAGCTGGAAGATCGTGCGTCGCGCTCCCCCGATGAGCGGCGGAACTGCTGGGCAGTGTCGGCGCGCGCCCACCACCTCGCGGCAACGACGTTGGCGAAGGTGGGGGAGTCTGATATCTCGTGGCTCGCCGCTGAGCGCGCGATGCGCGCCGCCGATGAGTCTGGGGACCCCCTCGTTCTCGCGTCCGCAGCGCGCTCAGGAACGCACGCCCTGCTCGCGAACGGCCGGTACGACGACGCCATGGAACTGGGCGACACGACCGCGGTATGGCTGTCCTCGCGCATCGAAGAGGACGACCCTGAGGCGTTGAGTCTGCTTGGCATGATCTATCTCCGCGCCGCGATCGCGGCAGCGCGGCACCAAGACCGGGGTACGGCCACGAATCTCCTGGGTCGTGCCTCCACGCTGGCGGATCGTCTCGGCTCCGATGAGAACTACTGGCAGACCAGCTTCGGGCCCACGAACGTGTTGCTGCACAAGCTGTCCGCCGAACTCGACTTGGAGAACGTCTCGTACATCGTGGAACACGGGCAGGTCGAGGTGGACCACCTCCCGCCGGAGCGCGGTGTCTCCCACCGCATCGACTACGCCCGTGCCCTCACCCTCGCCGGCCGCGGTGACGATGCGTTCTCCGAGCTGCGCACGGCGGAGAGCAAGTCACCGCAGCTTGTGCGCAACAATCCTCGTGTGCGTGAGACGCTGCGGGACCTGATCAAACAGTCGCCGGTGACCGGTGGCGCCCGCTCGTCTGAAGTGTTCGTCATGGCTCAGCGGTGCAAGGCGGTGCAGTGA
- a CDS encoding cytochrome P450 — MTVDNAAPSPFTETTGTARHAALAALTDSGPVQRLTLFTGQPVWLVTGYAEAREVFAHPAMARSRQAVPHRDVLPADLSAAMYTNLLTSNPPEHTRLRKLVTAAFTVRRIETLRPGIQEITDGLLDDLERTGADGSPVDLVAAFGYPLPITVIAELLGVPVDDRDAFRGWSSVIVNASMRPADTYLRAAEDMVAYVRGLISDKRRTPADDLLSALIQVHDGGDRLSEDELSSMVFLLLVAGHETTVNLISGAAYALLSRPEQMRLVRAEPDRLPAVIEEQLRHDGPKQVPVPSVATAPITVGGVTIPAGDVVMPALLAVNRDPARFAEPDRFDATRAAAPHLAFGHGLHHCLGAPLARLEGVIAVGSLVRRFPELRLADPDTEPERLLSLLLNGIASLPVTVS; from the coding sequence ATGACCGTTGACAACGCAGCTCCCTCGCCGTTCACCGAGACCACCGGGACAGCCCGGCACGCCGCCCTCGCAGCGCTCACGGACTCCGGTCCGGTGCAGCGCCTCACGTTGTTCACCGGCCAGCCCGTGTGGCTGGTCACCGGTTACGCCGAGGCCCGGGAAGTGTTCGCGCACCCCGCGATGGCCAGGAGCCGGCAGGCCGTACCGCACCGGGATGTCTTGCCTGCCGACCTGAGCGCCGCCATGTACACGAACCTGCTCACTTCCAACCCGCCGGAGCACACCCGGCTGCGCAAACTGGTGACGGCGGCGTTCACCGTCCGCCGCATCGAGACACTCCGCCCCGGCATCCAGGAGATCACCGACGGGCTGCTCGACGACCTGGAACGCACCGGCGCGGACGGTTCGCCGGTCGACCTCGTCGCCGCCTTCGGCTACCCGCTGCCGATCACCGTGATCGCCGAGCTGCTGGGAGTCCCGGTGGACGACCGCGACGCGTTCCGCGGCTGGTCGTCAGTCATCGTCAACGCCTCGATGCGCCCTGCCGACACCTACCTGCGCGCGGCCGAGGACATGGTCGCCTACGTGCGCGGCCTGATCTCGGACAAGCGCCGCACTCCCGCCGACGACCTGTTGTCGGCGCTGATACAGGTGCACGACGGTGGCGACCGGTTGTCCGAGGACGAGCTCAGTTCGATGGTGTTCCTGCTGCTCGTGGCGGGGCACGAGACGACGGTCAACCTGATCAGCGGCGCCGCGTACGCCCTGCTGTCCCGCCCGGAACAGATGCGGCTCGTGCGTGCTGAGCCCGACCGGCTCCCCGCGGTCATCGAGGAGCAGTTGCGACACGACGGGCCGAAGCAGGTGCCCGTCCCCTCGGTCGCCACCGCACCGATCACCGTCGGTGGGGTCACCATTCCCGCCGGTGACGTCGTGATGCCGGCGCTGCTGGCCGTCAACCGCGACCCGGCGCGGTTCGCCGAGCCGGACCGGTTCGACGCCACCCGGGCCGCCGCGCCGCACCTGGCCTTCGGGCACGGCCTGCATCACTGCCTGGGTGCGCCGTTGGCCAGGCTGGAGGGCGTCATCGCGGTCGGCAGCCTGGTGCGGCGGTTTCCCGAGCTGCGGTTGGCCGATCCGGACACCGAACCGGAGCGGCTCCTCAGCCTGCTGCTGAACGGCATCGCCAGCCTGCCGGTCACAGTCAGCTGA